In the genome of Vicia villosa cultivar HV-30 ecotype Madison, WI unplaced genomic scaffold, Vvil1.0 ctg.001336F_1_1, whole genome shotgun sequence, the window TTAGACCATATCTTTTTTTAAcagttataaaaaaatttacaattaaAAAGATTATATTTTAAGTAAAAACTAGTGGAATACCCGTGCATTCGCATGCGGTGTGGTAGGCTAATTTACTTtagatggtttattttatatagaaaattaaataggataattaattaaaagttatatgaaaaaataaataggaATATATGAAAGAAGATTGATACGTATATTGGTttccaaaatataataaaattaaaataatttttttaaaagagataataaatcggtccctattattttttcaatatataaaatattcgaatcattatttatatatatatatatatatatatatatatatatatatatatatatatatatatatatatatatatatatatatattaattcgagatgtagttattgaacgagtgtaactcgtggtgtaactcttcgggtgtaatttgatccctcctcatatatatatatatatatatatatatatatatatatatatatatatatatatatatatatatatatatatatatatattaaatattatttttattttaaaattattgtcAAAAATATTTACACCAATAGTAAAGTTGTtctattattattcaatatttttatcagtaactttatgttaccgttattattcaatattttgattagtaaatttatgttcccgttattattaaatattttgattagtaacctcatgttcacgttaatattcaatatttttgattagtaatttaatatttacgttaatattaaatattttgatcagtaatttcatgttcccgttaatattaaatattttgatcagtaatttcatgttcccgttaatatttaatattttgattagtaacttcatgtttctgttaatattcaatagtttgatcaataatttcatgttcccgttaatattcaatattttaattggtAGCTTCATgtttccattaatattcaatagtttgagcaACAACTTtatatttccgttaatattcaatatttttatcattaacTTTATGCGAAACAATTGCACGGGTACCGCtgtattatatgcaattttttaaaatattgtatcttaaattaaaataatgccAAAACAAAGCTAttattaacataaataattaaaaaataacacattTCTCCTATTTtgattcatacattattttaaatatatttacttttattttctctaattgtaaaaaaaataaaataacatgcgGGTTTGCACGAATTCTGGTATGGTTACCTGTGCATTTAGACGGTACTGATGTGTTACCGTATGTTGGCACGAGTACAGGTGTAGTAGacacacttttgttttcaaaatgtaataaaaatgtaaataaggAAAGTATATACCCGTGTTAAGGAAAGTATATatacaatatttttgttttggtgatcataaaataattcagaatTCTTTATATTAGCATATAATTATAATGTTATTTAACTCAGATATTACTTATGTATGTTCGTCTAGtattttttacttaaaaatatttgtataattgATTTCTATATTACTAACATaaataattgtaaaaaataacacatttttCCCGTGCTACATTtaagtaaatttatttttaaacttcaaaaaatttgaaaaactcTTTAATAGcggtaattaatatatatatatatatatatatatatatatatatatatatatatatatatatatatatatatatatatatatatatatatatatatatatatatatcaatctttgttagtaaaatatttttgtattttttttacataatattGTAAGATGTAAATGCAATttgaatatatataattttattatgaggagggatatatttactccaggagtaagttattgtaacttactccacattttgaccattaattcttttcaatctaatgtttaaatttaataagaaataatttttctcaccatatttaattacttattatttttaaccattagattaaaaagaataaacggtcaagatgtggagtaagttacaataacttactcttggagtaaatataaccctcttctatatatatatatatatatatatatatatatatatatatatatatatataatacataatttttaaatgaaagtttaaaaaacaattgaattttttaagagtgaagacccattttggtccctcacaaatattacacgagtcaaattagtccctcacaaaaaaattgacccaatccctcacaaatattacacgagtcaaattagtccctcacaaaaaaattgacccaacttaatcccttacgaaatttaaccggatcatattagtccttctgttaatatttttctcaaatcggtttttttctacttctaaatcggttcttttcatacttttaaaccatgACTGCACTGACACGTtggatttttttactttttattttttaaatactaaattcatttttatttttaatctcatttttaaaccgttatcaataaataatatcaaaaaagtcaaaattatttcttataaagtaatttttaaataagtaattttcatgatttctactaatattaacaaatctatcatataagaaaagtctaccatttgagACTTTCTTAGGCTATCCACATCAGCAACTCTTCTATGGTTGATCCACATCAGCTTTGGTGGTTACTACAGAATTTTTGATCCTTCAACTGCATGGTGGGCTGCGGCAGTTATTGTTGTGGAAGTTTCACCCTCACAGCTTCTCATGTTGCTGCAGTTATGTAAGGTCCATTATTCTGTGCCTGTCCATGTTCCAAACTGCACAATTGCAGTAATTATATGTTTAAATGGCTTGCCTATTTATCAGTGATTTCATTATTCTCTTTCCATGCTTGCTAACTTCTGCGGTTATCATTCAGTGCAGTGTGAATTTGCATTATCATGTCAAGGCCTGTTGAGAGAATAGCAGAGATCAATGATGGAAAAGAGCTTTGGAAGATTGTTGTTAGGATTCACCACAGATGGAAAGTTGTCTCCAACAATAAGGAACATTTTGAAATGATCTTtgttgacaaattggtgattaccCTGTTTATGTTTCAGTATGTTTATCATTTACCTATGTTTGTATAGTTTGAATCATTTTTTGGTTTCTGCTGCAGGGAGATGATATTCATGCTGTTGTTCCAGCACCTCATGTGTCGGTGTTCACCGAAAAATGCTTATTAGGGCATACTTATACTGTATCTAATTTTAAGGTGGTGCCTTATGTTCTGGCCTTCAGGGCATCGGGACACAAATATATGATAAAGTTTACTACTGAAACGTCTGTTCTTGATGAAGACAAACATGAGATACCCCCGAAATCGATTTTATTTACAAGTTTTTCCGACATCATAACAGGGAGGTTTGACAAACATGTTCTGATTCGTGAGTatggtttttggtttttttattatctcatgttttgatgcattttagccgtgtgaaattaataaatttatttcagATGTCGTTGGAATGGTGGATAGTATTGGTTATGCACAGACTGAGTCAGGTGCAAAGAAGCAGCAAATTAGCATGATGTTGCGTGATCACAGGTTTGTTTTTTTATACATTAGACTGCCTGATATATGAATCATGTTATATATCTTAATGTGTTGTGATCATGGTTTAGCAACAACATGTTGAACTGTACTCTGTGGGAATCATACGCGGATCAGTTCATCAGGTTTAACAAAGTTAGGGTTGCTGCATCACTCCCTACAGTTGTGTTGCTTCAGTATGCCAAAGTGAAGGAAGAAGGTTATTCCAtgacttattttttaaattaatactaaAACTACAAAATTTGTGATAAATATATTGACAAGGTATAATTTGAATTTGCAGGAAAGTATCCTCTGTCTGTGACAAACACCTACAATGTGACCCTTTTATGTGTTGATGCTGATTTTCCGGTCATGAAAGACTTTATTGATAGGTATGTTGATAGTGTCATCCATTTTATGCAATTATTTTTTCCATGTATGAATTTGATAATGATCCATGCTATGCAGAATGCCTGAGGAGAGCAAGGTAACCCTGTCTGAACAACTTGGAGGGAATTCCCAATATTCCTCCCAAAGTTCTGAAAATCAACAGCTCACTCCTGTGCAAAAATTGTTCTCAAAGGCTGTTGTTTTGCCTATTGCTGAGATTATTCAACTTACGGATGTATGTCTTTCTATTTTCCTATATTATCATAATTATAACCTCATTGTTTAGTCTGTCACATGTTTCTGATTTTGGCGGCTATTTGTCCAGGTTACATTTTGTGCTGCTGTCGCTACAACAAAATTATTAGTAGCATCTCCGTTTGGATGGTTCTATCGTGCCTGTCATATGTGTCAATCTATAGCGCGTGGGGACATCCCCCCTTTAAGTGTGAAGCTGGTCATGAAACCATGGCTGAAGTCCTTAGGTTTTAGTTGTTCTCACCTAATAGATGTTGTTTCTGTCATGTTTTTGATGTTTCTATGTTGTCGGCTTTTTTAACGGAACTATTTCTTATGATGTTCAGGTATAAGATTGAAATTGAGGTTACTCACGGGGGCCAAAGCTGCAATTTTGTCTTCTGGAACAGAGAATGTGAAATGCTGTTGGGTTTATCTGCATCGCAACTTCGTAACACTATGATTCAGGTTATATTTATATTGTGCAGACGAATTAGAATGTACTTTCCAATACTCTGTGTACACTAATATGGCCAGTTGTTTAAATAGGCTGGAATTACTGATCCATTGGACTTTCCGTTAGCACTTGATCAGTTGTTGAAGTTGGAAATGGCTATGAAGGTTAAGTGGCATCCACGCTGGAAGAACTGTTCCGTCGTTATGATTATAAAAAATGATCCTATTATCCAGCAACTTAAGGAAAAATGGGGAACAGATGAGGTCAGCTCTAATAAACTGACATTTGTTTTATAAAAGAGGACTTCACATTATAACAATTTTTTGcctgattttgtttttctttggtaAATTCTCAAGGAACCTATTCCAATCCAAACTGTCGTACCTGAGACTCTGGAGGTAGAAATTTTAAACTGTGTATGCATTTTTTTGCTTTTCCTGTGATTATGTTATATTGAAAACTGTGTTTAACAATATATAGATTAAAGAGAGTGTTGATGAGGCTAAAACAGATGCCAATGAAGACTGTGAATTGGTTACAGTAACTCCCACTGCAACACACTTACCTACTTACATTTATATCAATTTTACTAACACTTACTGACTTACATTTATATCAATATTCCTAACTAATAGTCTTCATCGTGGCATTGCAGGACCTGGAAATTACATCTGAGCACAAGCCTGATGTTGTCACACCTAGTGGTAAGAGGCATCTTCCTGCTGCATCAAGTGAATCCATTGATTTGGACGGATTACATGATGGGGAACTGTCATCAAACAAGCTGAAGAAGATAATTAAAATGGAGAAGATTGATTagatctatttttattttgtgtgtGTTTTGCTTAGGTGTTTGTTATAAAAACTGAATGTTAGTTTCCTTTGCTTTTAATCATGTGTGTGATTTCATTTTCTGTAATAATTAGTGCATGAATACTGGCTATGTGCTTCTGTTATGTTCAATTTGATTTAAGAATTATCAATGGTTTGTGTGGCTTATtatattcaaatgattcaaattgaactacatattatatatactattattaattattttgattctttttgATCATATATCAAACATTCCATTTGAACTATACCTCTTATAACGGGGTGctgcttttttattatttttaatgttagttACAATAATGATGTCGCAAAGAACGGTTTGTTTGGATTAGCAAAATCTAAGCTTTCTGTCATTTCATTGTAAACTAAAACATGGATTGCGCCTCACAAACAAACACCAGAACTTTTAACATTTGACTATGTTAACtatcaataaataattttatgtctGATCTTAGTATAATGTTGATACAATATTATGGGACAGATTTCATTTTAACTAACAGCATATCAGAGCGGATTAATAGAATATAATAGGAGAACTTAAAAAATTTGTCCCGAAAACGATTATATATTAGATCTTCCAATGGTCACAATATTACTGTGTTACCATTTTGGATAAAGTGCTTACAAAATAACATGTAGCagaatatatataacacaatgtaCCAAAATAACATTCCCAACATATAATATAACCATTAAAATTCAGGTATAGTACACGGTTTGCAAATAGCAGTAGTTTCTTCATTGTCTTTCAACCTTCACATAGATATACGGAGAGAATCGCAGCATACTCCAAGTTATTGTATCCCCATTACGCAGGTTAAGAAATTTGGCGAATTCGTACCATCCCAGGGCCATGTACTTTTCATATGGCTGGGGTATTCCTTTTCTGTTAGCTTTGTGAACCTGACAGGTAAAAATGTTCTTCGTCCTCACATCCAGCAGGTTGATTTCATCTTGAAAGCGACGGAGGCATCTTTTGGCAATTTCCTTAGGGAAATGCTGCATACAAGAAATAACGTAACTATTAACAATATATACTATTTACATTTTCAATAACATGATTCTCATATTCAAATTTCTCCTTACCATTACATTCTGCTGTGTAGATTTAGCATTTGTAACATGTGTGTTCCAGAAAAATTTTTGAGCCCCTGTAGAACTGTCTACAGTAATGTCTGTACCCACCTTTGCTTTTTTCACCACTTTACCCTTTTGTTTCTTACCCTCTTTTGATCCACTTGGTTCACCAACTTCAGAAACTTTGATTTCATTTGTGTCAATGTCTGTTGATTCCTCTTTTATCTTTACAGGTCCTGCATTGGGATTGCTTTTAACCCCTGCGCTATTTTGTGCGACAACATCAACATTCGACACAACATGACCCGGGGTGACATTGCGCTGTTTATTCCTGCGTTTTCTTTCCACCTTAGGATCGTACCCTGTTTCCTTTACTAAATCTTCTATGATTTCCATTGCCTGATCATCGCTGTTCCAACATCAAATATGGATTAAAAACAAACCGCATATGAAGCATTCTTTACTAAGCAATAGTCATATGCCGAGCAACGACGGGATATGAAATCCAACAATAAAAACCAACAATAGTCATTCAGTCACATTTGATTTCTTGACAAATACCACACATAATACAACATTGCACTATATTGATACTACACCCATCACTAAATGTTGTTAAGTGTTATTACCACACTACCATATTCTGTATACCGGTATACCCTATTTTGTACTGAAAAGCAAAGGTGAAATAAAATTATCTACTCATACCTGAAATCATTTTCATCATCAGAGGGAATACGCACAGAAGGACCACCGTGTGAAGATGCCATTGTCGGAACCCTAACCGCAGGCAGTTGCAATGCTAAACTTCTATTCAATGCAATAGGAAACAAGTACTTGGTACATGCAGAAAGTGGGTTAACTGTTCAGTTTCTATTTACTTATAATATTAGTTTTGACTTAAAGTCTTTTTAAAAGAGTAACACatccatcaaataaaatattataaataacctgtatagattaaattaaatacatttaaCACACACAACAGTTATAAGggaggtgttataccccaaaatttgcccgcatcttttttcaagaaaaactccaatctgaaaattaagagtctcatataatcatggatttttatttcaacaaatatcctgacatatgaaatacttagtttttagaatttttcttatacagtaatttggcttgcagttgaatttattcttacgcaaacgccaaatactgtttattacttcacacatgctatttatttatttacagataaatagtactgacacaattggtgcagagttaaatctttttgcaggcgcagaatcaggaaactcagactgtactggtaacaagtagattattattatcttttgtttcccactaatttttgtactatattccattattttcaaaaatcttttcaaatctctttttcaaaaatcaaatcctaactttattctccacatctctctttttcccaacactatcatacactttctttcaaatcttacttccactcaaattttccttttgtacggaatcacatcattccccaacgtctctatccttctttccattctataaatacctcccattttcttccataaaatctcacatcaaattctaattcatctctcaaatttccacttcataatccatcctttcttcttccccgacaaaatggcgaagcggtgggaaacgtgttttcttatggtcatcaccattgctacggtgatcatgtctttcttctgtctacatagcccggaacactgtggacctgggatgcttatgctcccaatcatctacatgttactatttgtagcatgggttatcaatcgtcattcttaaaatttgccgtatttcttatttcttaaatgtaccgtttattcgtcgtactgttcaatatagtatgtaatatttgtactgtcagtattaaatgttgtactatttgtcataatattgcttaattactcagataatattttatgtgttttctgccagtcaattattcatttttctgtgcattaaatgattttcagggttattatcggtaattttgcccgcatacagtaaatattagttatttattatgtctgtgttttttaacaagtcatgtaaataaactttcatttttcacataaaacaaaaagcaaaaacaacaaaaaaagaaaattaactttgactgttgatttttcactctaactgctacgtcaatatctgaacagtcagtcgacagccaaactgctggcagtacaattctcagtgttttgtaccatcaatcaaatcaatcattcacaattcaaaattccaagatttttgttctagaagtcttctgaatatcacgcgattagcagagactcaacactgcacaaaaatcaggtacgcttaactgtctcctacataaacagtccctgactagggtttttcttgtttttacaggagaaacaagtttttgagagctcaaatggatttcatgcacatccatatatctcaaagtaccatcataaaaattttcaaacttcaattcactcagacgcaccgtcagcagctcaaacagtcaacagacgacccgtttgaccaaaaaagtcaacagacagtcaaaaatgaaattttttgtcaaagtccatattttgtcaaaggattcatcatttgatcattggatgatcataattcatcaaggaaagatcgaaaatcaacaaaaccctaagattcaaaattagggtttttgcctgaaaagtcaactcaactttgactgatcataactctctcatccttcatccaaaaaattcaaaccaaagctcattttgaaggaaattcaattatctttcaaatgccattgatcccatggtcattgcattcaccatttgaaaaatatgaccaaagacattacatgtcattttcaaagtcaacaaaaagacacttttttcaaaaggacacacaaggagcatcaacaatcattttgacatgagaccaaagacattggttagaggactctttgaggtttccaaaaagtgcaagatctccttcatatgacaaaaatttaggtatttacaccttgttgaagttggctaaattttgggaaaatgcatgaaatcaacattgctcaaaaatgtattttttccaaatggggccaagttttcatggttcaaacatctttgccatgttataatgggcctcccacgaccaagacaaggcccatatcattttttatccattttttggcataattttatcttattttaagattaaattaaaaggaaaatggatggataatgggtagcttaatttccaagcatgactcacccaaggaatcttcatctttctgcagagaattgaagagcaaggcaagtgcattgaagacaagaagacttggtcaataattcaaagctttttaatataaaaaattcaagaattccacaaaggcaactagatgcttcttagcttcaattctaagcactcaatgcttataaataggctagcttacttcagtaacaaaagagacaagttcagaaacaaagccttactcataatacacttgtaaccacttgaaaaatttcaaagaaaattcaaattcgagtttttaatttcagtccatttcaatacaaactaagcattcaaacatcatctctgagcttcactgaaactatcccaatcaattgcaagccttaaacctcactgaatcgagctacacaggtcacgatttgctcaaactaaaactaacttgtatctcataacacacgcatatctagcaagatgtagacatatatttggacttggtgtggtgtgtagatcatttctggaactttaattgagttttagacgcttacacacgaagttaccattttagggttcataacctaaaaattagggctttttgaaataggcaaaattagagattctaagtggtaccattgagttcgtatggatcagacgaattgaatggataggtcgcgccaaatttcttttatgtctaacccctattcgttattttccaggtttaagcttcatctattacagcgcttttgataagaaagcgctattaaaagtcctggcgagaggttgaagatgatgaggtgtcctcacctcattggacagcaagcgcgcgtttttttaaacttaaccctaggtttcagtgtttgcaggcgcgtcataattggtggaccctcacaatctgagccatctgatttcatttaTTATCCATCCAATGCATCAGAATGAGGACCTACCCCATGGACCTTATTTAAtttccacacctgatcagtatccttttattttctatttttattttaatttctttgttaaattaattaaaaatagttttaaaaatccaaaaaatacacaaaaaatatttttagacttctaaaatattatattattttctgaaataaaaatattttattttccttcaaaatttcaatattttgtataattaattagtatatatttatatatttgctttttaattattctaaccaatcaaaaaatcataaaaaaaattgttctttatgttaaatattgtttatatattataaaataattttgtacatattttgaataattttctctttgagttttaattatttgtgtaattatttgcataattatgtattaattaacttaatcaatttcaaatcaatttcaaaaattccaaaaaaattagttttgttttaaaattaattaacaaatattttgtacatattttaaacttaatttctaggtttaaatctattttcatcttttttcttcattttaatttaattaatcatgcattaattataattaaattcaatcataaaaaatccaaaaacatgccttttatttttcttgcaatttaaattcctagataaatgtataggatgtcaaattcatgtaaataggctagtttacatttcctgcacaatcgatgtaatagcgtagatttactttccgcactttacatttctgcattttaatttccagcaaatataaactgcgtgtatgtcaaagataaaattgaaccgttagatcactaacttcaaagataaaatatctgaatccaatcacaatcacacttgcacctcttaaggtaaatcccttctcatttttctttcaaaatcaaagtcaaaattctactattctgagtacaaaatcgaaccttttgtttgtatccggtgaaatgatagatttttaaaggaaataaggataaagaccttacaactcagggtagacctcctagtttgcttgctcaaatcaaaacaaacaaaattctcatacactgttgtttttttcaaaactttccaaaaaagacaatactttgtatacatccaaacacggataattacaaagttaacgttcttttcaaaaacatctttcgaaagataaacaagcattttgtatacatccacacacggatcattacaaaattcaatttacaaaagtatttgaaaccacatatgagcattctaaagcaattgaaaagtgatcgaaaaacaagtgagctaagcaaacttaagagcccatggataaccatggatacaaagggtgctaacaccttccctttgtataacctaccccctttacctagaatttcttaaaggtcttttttctgtttcttttataaacctttccttaattggataaaataaaaggtcggtggcgactctgtgaattttcaaaaatgcgaaagcattaagcgataaaaaagagtcagttcacgtatctctcccgaacagaggtatggcccggattaaaaaacggaggtccacagaactggcgactctgct includes:
- the LOC131634701 gene encoding uncharacterized protein LOC131634701, producing the protein MSRPVERIAEINDGKELWKIVVRIHHRWKVVSNNKEHFEMIFVDKLGDDIHAVVPAPHVSVFTEKCLLGHTYTGDVVGMVDSIGYAQTESGAKKQQISMMLRDHSNNMLNCTLWESYADQFIRFNKVRVAASLPTVVLLQYAKVKEEGKYPLSVTNTYNVTLLCVDADFPVMKDFIDRMPEESKVTLSEQLGGNSQYSSQSSENQQLTPVQKLFSKAVVLPIAEIIQLTDVTFCAAVATTKLLVASPFGWFYRACHICCFCHVFDVSMLSAFLTELFLMMFRYKIEIEVTHGGQSCNFVFWNRECEMLLGLSASQLRNTMIQAGITDPLDFPLALDQLLKLEMAMKVKWHPRWKNCSVVMIIKNDPIIQQLKEKWGTDEEPIPIQTVVPETLEIKESVDEAKTDANEDCELVTDLEITSEHKPDVVTPSGKRHLPAASSESIDLDGLHDGELSSNKLKKIIKMEKID